One Epidermidibacterium keratini DNA segment encodes these proteins:
- a CDS encoding CarD family transcriptional regulator, producing the protein MEFNVGETVVYPHHGAALIEAIEKRTIKGQEKTYLVLKVQQGDLTVRVPADNAEVVGVRDVVGQEGLDRVFEVLRAPHTEEPTNWSRRYKANVEKLASGDVNKVAEVVRDLWRRDKERGLSAGEKRMLAKARQILVSELALAEDTSEDKAETLLDEVLAS; encoded by the coding sequence ATGGAATTCAACGTCGGGGAAACCGTCGTCTACCCGCACCATGGGGCAGCACTCATCGAAGCCATTGAAAAACGCACGATCAAAGGTCAAGAGAAGACCTACCTGGTCCTGAAGGTCCAGCAGGGAGATCTCACCGTCCGGGTTCCCGCCGACAACGCCGAAGTTGTCGGCGTTCGTGATGTCGTAGGCCAAGAAGGCCTCGACCGGGTGTTCGAGGTACTGCGCGCCCCGCATACCGAGGAACCTACGAACTGGTCGCGCCGCTACAAGGCCAACGTCGAGAAGCTCGCCTCGGGCGACGTCAACAAGGTTGCCGAGGTCGTTCGTGACCTGTGGCGCCGCGACAAGGAGCGCGGGCTGTCGGCCGGCGAGAAGCGCATGCTGGCCAAGGCTCGCCAGATTTTGGTATCTGAGCTGGCGCTCGCGGAGGACACCAGCGAAGACAAGGCCGAGACGCTGCTCGATGAGGTGCTCGCCTCCTAG
- a CDS encoding HhH-GPD family protein — protein MPAEHDELTAPIADWYADHARELPWRGADVDPWAVMVSEFMLQQTPVARVIPAFEAWLTRWPSPAALAADSPGEAVRMWGKLGYPRRALRLHAAASEITTSHGGVVPRTVEALRSLPGVGDYTAAAIAVFGYGERAPVVDTNVRRVLHRAVLGAADAGPTTTKADMALCESLLPDRPTEAARLSIALMELGALVCTAASPSCGVCPVSDECAWQLAGRPEYAGPPKRVQRFAGTDRQVRGKLLDVLRAADEPVGKERLDVVWSDDTQRERALAGLLDDGLAQQTTDGRFALPA, from the coding sequence ATGCCTGCTGAGCATGACGAGCTGACTGCCCCGATCGCCGACTGGTACGCCGACCATGCGCGCGAACTTCCTTGGCGCGGCGCGGATGTCGACCCGTGGGCGGTCATGGTCAGCGAGTTCATGTTGCAGCAAACCCCTGTGGCTAGGGTCATCCCGGCGTTCGAGGCGTGGCTGACTCGCTGGCCATCGCCTGCCGCACTCGCCGCCGACTCGCCGGGCGAAGCGGTGCGCATGTGGGGCAAGCTTGGCTACCCGCGACGCGCGCTCCGGCTGCATGCTGCCGCATCGGAGATCACCACCTCGCACGGCGGCGTCGTACCCCGCACCGTCGAAGCCCTGCGATCACTGCCAGGAGTCGGCGACTACACGGCCGCTGCGATCGCCGTCTTCGGGTACGGCGAACGCGCTCCGGTGGTCGACACCAACGTGCGCCGCGTGCTGCATCGCGCCGTACTCGGTGCCGCGGACGCCGGGCCGACTACGACGAAGGCCGACATGGCACTGTGCGAGTCGCTGTTGCCGGACCGGCCGACCGAGGCGGCCCGCCTCTCGATCGCGCTGATGGAGCTCGGAGCGCTGGTATGCACCGCGGCCAGCCCCTCGTGCGGCGTATGTCCGGTCAGCGACGAATGTGCCTGGCAGCTCGCCGGTCGGCCGGAGTACGCCGGACCGCCGAAACGAGTGCAGCGGTTCGCCGGCACCGACCGCCAGGTTCGCGGCAAGCTGCTCGACGTCTTGCGGGCCGCCGACGAGCCGGTTGGCAAGGAGCGGCTGGATGTCGTCTGGTCCGACGACACTCAGCGCGAGCGGGCCCTCGCCGGGCTACTGGACGATGGGCTCGCGCAGCAGACCACCGACGGGCGGTTCGCGCTGCCGGCGTGA
- a CDS encoding sensor histidine kinase: MTNPTTEADESAAAAPKLRRDGSRFSARWRILGWLLLSTALVLAAMVVTVSSALEARAARDANTDVTQELAEFQQFAAEGVNPETAAPFTAVEPMLDVFLRRQQPGQGEILLGVVEGADTVSTVRGPRTPDRATHDLPNDEEVMAQMAADTSGIAQTPAGELRWGKVEIVTDAGERGYLIVGNYTEAEYAEVASTTRLMIWVSIGAVLLTAIIGWLIAGQILRPIRVMRKTAAEISQEDLTRRIPVQGNDDLADLATEFNSMLDRLESAFATEQRFVDDAGHELRTPITIIRGHLELLGDDPEERRASIALVTGELDRMSRIVTDLLALAKAERPDFIQVGEPVDVAELTLDIDAKVQQLADRSWVLTHVADGPARIDAQRVTQAMLQLAQNAAQHTRDGDEIRLSSYFSTDESGADVVVFAVADSGPGVPADEAATIFERFARGTARRTAGERSGAGLGLAIVRAIADGHQGSAFVESAEGEGATFGLILPRGVAAQPSSDVDDTDDSVEDTVEIEQLLNAQSAEEGRR, from the coding sequence ATGACTAACCCGACGACTGAGGCCGACGAGTCGGCGGCCGCTGCACCGAAGCTGCGCCGCGACGGCAGCCGCTTCTCGGCGCGCTGGCGGATTCTCGGCTGGCTGCTGCTGAGTACGGCGCTCGTGCTGGCCGCGATGGTGGTCACCGTCTCCAGCGCCCTCGAGGCGCGAGCGGCGCGCGATGCCAACACCGACGTGACCCAGGAGCTCGCCGAGTTCCAGCAGTTCGCCGCCGAGGGCGTCAACCCCGAGACCGCGGCACCGTTCACGGCGGTCGAGCCCATGCTCGATGTCTTCCTGCGCCGCCAGCAGCCCGGGCAGGGCGAGATCCTGCTCGGCGTCGTCGAGGGCGCCGACACCGTGTCGACCGTGCGCGGCCCACGCACTCCCGACCGCGCCACCCACGACCTGCCCAACGACGAGGAAGTGATGGCGCAGATGGCCGCTGACACCTCGGGCATCGCACAGACCCCGGCCGGCGAGCTGCGCTGGGGCAAGGTCGAGATCGTCACCGACGCCGGCGAGCGCGGCTACCTCATCGTCGGCAACTACACCGAGGCCGAGTACGCCGAGGTCGCGAGTACGACGCGGCTGATGATCTGGGTCTCGATCGGTGCGGTGCTGCTGACCGCGATCATCGGCTGGCTCATCGCCGGGCAGATCCTGCGCCCGATCCGGGTGATGCGCAAGACCGCCGCCGAGATCTCGCAGGAGGATCTGACCCGCCGTATCCCGGTGCAGGGCAACGACGACCTGGCTGACCTCGCGACCGAGTTCAACTCGATGCTCGACCGGCTGGAGTCGGCGTTCGCTACAGAGCAGCGGTTCGTCGACGACGCCGGGCATGAGCTGCGTACGCCGATCACCATCATCCGCGGGCACCTCGAGCTGCTTGGTGACGATCCCGAGGAGCGCCGCGCGAGCATCGCCCTCGTCACCGGTGAGCTCGACCGGATGAGCCGCATCGTGACCGACCTGCTGGCGCTGGCCAAAGCTGAGCGCCCGGACTTCATCCAGGTCGGCGAGCCGGTCGACGTCGCCGAGCTGACCCTCGACATCGACGCGAAGGTGCAGCAGCTCGCCGACCGCAGCTGGGTGCTGACCCACGTCGCCGACGGCCCGGCGCGCATCGACGCCCAGCGGGTCACGCAGGCCATGCTGCAGCTGGCCCAGAACGCCGCCCAGCACACCCGCGACGGCGACGAGATTCGGTTGTCGTCGTACTTCTCCACCGACGAGAGCGGGGCCGACGTCGTGGTGTTCGCGGTGGCCGACTCCGGTCCCGGCGTACCGGCCGACGAGGCCGCCACGATCTTCGAGCGGTTTGCCCGCGGTACGGCGCGGCGCACCGCCGGGGAGCGCTCGGGCGCCGGCCTGGGCCTCGCGATCGTGCGGGCGATCGCCGACGGCCACCAGGGCTCGGCGTTCGTCGAGTCGGCCGAGGGCGAGGGCGCGACGTTCGGGCTCATCCTGCCGCGCGGCGTCGCTGCCCAGCCCAGTTCCGATGTCGACGACACCGACGACAGCGTCGAGGACACCGTCGAGATCGAGCAGCTGCTCAACGCCCAGAGCGCCGAGGAGGGACGCCGGTGA
- a CDS encoding SLC13 family permease, with translation MTLLHDQSVHEQSQRTFHRTTPLPGEPQSQPRQRWRPERRLVISAIALLALGVLLTRLPGDDPDLSADGRTTLVVFAVAVWAWVFTKLDDTFVALAAGVSLVLLNVVDSDTLFATLGSDTIWLLVSAFVIAAGVTSSGLAVRAAAWLVSSARSVRGLVHFVTTALVVTAFAVPSTSGRAALTLPVFIAIAAALGHARHGDRYRRVILVLALVFPTVILLSAVASLLGAGAHLVTSQVLQTATGEGFDFVDWMVLGLPLAVVSSHLAAELVLWLFARRDDRRQPVEISLADLQTASATPISGPLTVRESRAALILVSVIVLWCTEPLHGLHPAIVALLGALVTTSPRYGSTTLKKTLASVPWSLLLFMAATLALGDALITSGAAEWIAGRMLSGLGLASPVSFMVAVVVLSTVAHLVIQSRSARSAVLIPIVVALAPTMGVNPAAAAFASTAAAGFCHTLPSSAKPVAMFSDVDDTPTYRPADLRRLSIFLAPLMIALVLLFSFFVWPLLGLSL, from the coding sequence ATGACGCTGCTTCACGACCAGTCCGTGCATGAGCAGTCTCAGCGGACCTTCCACCGCACCACGCCGCTGCCCGGCGAGCCGCAGTCCCAGCCGCGGCAGCGCTGGCGCCCCGAGCGCCGACTCGTCATCAGCGCGATCGCCCTGCTCGCGCTCGGCGTACTGCTCACCCGCCTGCCGGGCGACGATCCGGACCTGAGCGCCGATGGGCGTACGACGCTCGTGGTCTTCGCGGTCGCGGTGTGGGCGTGGGTCTTCACCAAGCTCGACGACACCTTCGTGGCACTGGCGGCCGGCGTGTCGCTGGTGCTGCTCAACGTCGTCGACAGCGACACGCTCTTTGCCACCCTCGGCAGCGACACGATCTGGCTGCTGGTCTCGGCGTTCGTGATCGCCGCGGGCGTCACCTCGTCGGGCCTCGCCGTGCGAGCGGCCGCGTGGCTGGTCAGCTCGGCGCGATCGGTGCGCGGGCTGGTCCACTTCGTGACGACCGCGCTCGTCGTGACCGCGTTCGCCGTACCCTCCACCTCCGGGCGGGCGGCGCTCACCCTGCCGGTCTTCATCGCCATCGCGGCGGCACTCGGGCACGCGCGCCATGGCGACCGCTACCGCCGCGTGATCCTGGTGCTGGCGCTCGTCTTCCCCACCGTCATCCTGCTGTCGGCCGTCGCGTCGCTGCTCGGTGCCGGTGCGCACCTGGTCACCTCGCAGGTGCTGCAGACGGCCACCGGTGAGGGGTTCGACTTCGTCGACTGGATGGTGCTCGGGCTGCCGCTCGCGGTCGTCTCCAGCCACCTGGCCGCCGAGCTCGTGCTGTGGTTGTTTGCCCGCCGCGACGACCGCCGCCAGCCGGTGGAGATCTCGCTCGCGGACCTGCAGACCGCCTCCGCCACTCCGATCAGCGGCCCGCTGACGGTGCGCGAGTCGCGCGCCGCGCTGATCCTCGTCTCGGTCATCGTGCTGTGGTGCACCGAGCCGCTGCACGGGCTGCATCCGGCGATCGTGGCGCTGCTCGGCGCGTTGGTGACGACCTCGCCGCGCTACGGCTCGACCACGCTGAAAAAGACGCTGGCCTCGGTGCCGTGGTCGCTGCTGCTGTTCATGGCCGCGACCCTCGCGCTCGGCGATGCGTTGATCACCTCCGGCGCCGCCGAGTGGATCGCCGGGCGGATGCTGTCCGGCCTCGGGCTCGCCAGCCCGGTCTCGTTCATGGTCGCAGTAGTCGTGCTGTCGACGGTTGCGCACCTGGTCATCCAGTCGCGGTCGGCGCGCTCTGCGGTGCTCATCCCGATCGTCGTCGCCCTCGCGCCGACCATGGGTGTCAACCCGGCCGCCGCCGCGTTCGCCTCGACCGCGGCCGCCGGCTTCTGTCACACGCTGCCGTCGTCGGCCAAGCCAGTCGCGATGTTCAGCGATGTCGATGACACCCCGACGTACCGCCCGGCCGATCTGCGGCGGCTGTCGATCTTCCTGGCGCCACTGATGATCGCGCTCGTGCTGCTCTTCTCGTTCTTCGTCTGGCCGCTGCTCGGCCTCTCGCTGTAG
- a CDS encoding response regulator transcription factor has translation MSHILIAEDAERISSFIEKGLRSAGYLTTVADNGETALLLARTGAFDLVVLDIGLPRLSGFEVLQRLRDEGHEVPVIVLTARDTVGDTVAGLEGGANDYMTKPFEFAELLARIKLRIRDVETTGSESEGLEAAGLHLDVRSRRVSGDGVLADLTSREYAVLELLMRNPGQLLSRDQILDRVWGFDHDPSSNVVEVFIRALRRKIGEHRIETVRGLGYRLRDQRETS, from the coding sequence GTGAGCCACATCCTGATCGCCGAGGACGCCGAACGCATCAGCTCGTTCATCGAGAAGGGCCTGCGGTCGGCCGGCTACCTGACGACCGTCGCCGACAACGGCGAGACGGCGCTGCTGCTCGCGCGCACCGGCGCGTTTGACCTCGTCGTACTCGACATCGGCCTGCCGCGGCTGTCCGGATTCGAGGTGCTGCAGCGGCTGCGCGACGAGGGGCACGAGGTCCCGGTCATCGTGCTCACCGCCCGCGACACTGTCGGCGACACCGTCGCCGGGCTCGAGGGCGGCGCCAATGACTACATGACCAAGCCGTTCGAGTTCGCCGAGCTGCTGGCGCGGATCAAGCTGCGCATCCGCGACGTCGAGACGACCGGTAGTGAGTCCGAAGGGCTGGAGGCGGCCGGCCTGCACCTGGACGTCCGCAGCCGCCGAGTCAGCGGTGACGGCGTGCTGGCCGACCTGACGTCCCGCGAGTACGCCGTCCTGGAGCTGCTGATGCGCAACCCCGGCCAGCTGCTCTCGCGCGACCAGATCCTCGATCGCGTATGGGGTTTCGACCACGACCCGTCCTCGAACGTGGTCGAGGTCTTCATCCGCGCCCTGCGCCGCAAGATCGGTGAGCACCGGATCGAGACCGTGCGTGGGCTCGGCTACCGGCTGCGCGATCAGCGGGAGACATCATGA
- a CDS encoding carboxymuconolactone decarboxylase family protein: MARISLTPPRTLINRVAAAYSKRQYGAVMDPLNAMAHNRKVLLSNARFEMSLAKWKSLDPQLKQLAVMAASHRIGCSWCTDFGYWLAHSAGIDEAKLRDVPQWRDSSRFTELERQVLEYAEAMSGEMGEVTDELVAALRSALGEQALVELTMMIAVENQRSRFNSALGLTSQGFAERCEVRL; this comes from the coding sequence ATGGCTCGCATCTCGCTCACCCCGCCCCGCACGCTCATCAACCGCGTCGCGGCGGCGTACTCCAAGAGGCAGTACGGCGCGGTCATGGATCCGCTCAACGCGATGGCGCACAACCGCAAGGTGCTGCTGAGCAACGCGCGGTTTGAGATGTCGCTGGCGAAGTGGAAGTCACTGGACCCACAGCTCAAGCAGCTCGCGGTCATGGCAGCGTCGCATCGCATCGGCTGCTCGTGGTGCACCGACTTCGGCTACTGGCTCGCGCACAGCGCGGGAATCGACGAGGCCAAGCTGCGTGACGTGCCGCAGTGGCGAGACAGCAGCCGCTTCACCGAGCTAGAGCGCCAGGTGCTGGAGTACGCCGAGGCGATGAGCGGCGAGATGGGCGAGGTCACTGACGAGCTGGTCGCGGCGCTGCGGTCGGCTCTGGGCGAGCAGGCCCTTGTCGAGCTGACCATGATGATCGCCGTGGAAAACCAACGGTCGCGGTTCAACTCTGCGCTCGGGCTGACCAGTCAGGGCTTCGCCGAGCGCTGCGAGGTGCGCCTATGA
- a CDS encoding sigma factor-like helix-turn-helix DNA-binding protein, with the protein MAAGAIDEAHLPEEAAEIADSVGLAMLVMLEQLSPKERVAFVLREVFEVPAAEVAQTLDSTPEAVRTMVTRARSHLRSGERRYDHDPHTHLALAETFASALRSGDLDAACQVLAPDVLLVTDGGGKVKAALRPIEGATKVARFFLGLFEMYGDYTLVPTTLNRQPALLVTAGDDLTAVSFEVTGGRIERIWVMRNPDKIAHISAIQP; encoded by the coding sequence GTGGCTGCCGGAGCGATTGACGAGGCGCACCTGCCCGAGGAGGCAGCCGAAATCGCTGACAGCGTGGGGCTTGCGATGCTCGTCATGCTTGAGCAGCTCTCGCCCAAGGAGCGCGTGGCGTTTGTGCTGCGCGAGGTCTTCGAGGTGCCCGCCGCTGAGGTGGCGCAGACGCTGGACAGTACGCCGGAAGCCGTGCGCACGATGGTCACTCGCGCCCGCTCGCACCTGCGTAGCGGAGAGCGACGCTATGACCACGACCCGCACACGCACCTCGCGCTGGCAGAGACCTTCGCGAGCGCGCTGCGCAGCGGCGACCTCGACGCCGCCTGCCAGGTGCTGGCCCCCGACGTACTGCTCGTCACCGACGGCGGCGGCAAGGTCAAGGCGGCGCTGCGACCGATCGAGGGGGCGACCAAGGTGGCGCGGTTCTTCCTCGGGCTGTTCGAGATGTACGGCGACTACACGCTCGTGCCAACAACACTGAACCGGCAACCGGCCCTGCTGGTGACCGCGGGTGACGACCTGACCGCGGTCAGCTTCGAGGTCACAGGCGGCCGGATCGAGCGGATCTGGGTGATGCGCAACCCCGACAAGATCGCCCATATATCGGCGATCCAACCTTAG
- a CDS encoding ATP-dependent Clp protease ATP-binding subunit, whose translation MFERFTDRARRVVVLAQDEARMLSHNYIGTEHILLGLIHEGEGVAAKALESLNISLEAVRSQVEEMIGEGQQAPSGHIPFTPRAKKVLELSLREALQLGHTYIGTEHILLGLIREGEGVAAQVLVKLGAELNRVRTQVIQLLQGYQGKETATAGGPAEGTPSSSLVLDQFGRNLTQSAREGKLDPVIGREKEIERLMQVLSRRTKNNPVLIGEPGVGKTAVVEGLAQAIVRGDIPETLKDKQLYTLDLGALVAGSRYRGDFEERLKKVLKEIRTRGDIILFIDEIHTLVGAGAAEGAIDAANILKPMLARGELQTIGATTLDEYRKHLEKDAALERRFQPIQVGEPSLTHTIEILKGLRDRYEAHHRISITDDALVAAAQLADRYISDRYLPDKAIDLIDEAGARMRIQRMTAPPDLREYDEKIAGVRREKESAIDSQDFERAASLRDDERKLQEQKSNREEQWRAGDMDVISEVGEEQIAEVLANWTGIPVFKLTEEETTRLLRMEDELHKTIIGQDDAIKAVSQAIRRTRAGLKDPKRPGGSFIFAGPSGVGKTETAKALAEFLFGDPDALIQIDMSEFHDRYTVSRLVGAPPGYVGYDEGGQLTEKVRRKPFSVVLFDEIEKAHSDVFNTLLQVLEEGRLTDGQGRVVDFKNTVLILTTNLGTKDVAKAVGLGFQAGNDESSNYERMKLKVHDELKKNFRPEFLNRIDDTVVFHQLTQEQIVQMVDLMIARVGEQLAQKDMAVELSEPAKHLLARRGFDPVLGARPLRRTIQREIEDQLSEKILYGELQPGQVIKVDVIDPDGKPVGKDQITEDKSQISDLHFSFRGEDKPVAVAVGAEETDGAGTNIDAVGGIGIVPEAGPQSGAGEATAG comes from the coding sequence ATGTTCGAACGCTTCACAGACCGGGCCCGCCGCGTCGTCGTACTGGCGCAGGACGAAGCCCGCATGCTGTCGCATAACTACATCGGCACCGAGCACATCCTGCTCGGCCTCATCCACGAGGGTGAGGGTGTTGCCGCCAAGGCCCTCGAGTCGCTGAACATCTCCCTGGAGGCCGTGCGCTCGCAGGTCGAGGAGATGATCGGTGAGGGGCAGCAGGCGCCGAGCGGGCACATCCCGTTCACGCCGCGCGCCAAGAAGGTGCTGGAGCTGTCGCTGCGCGAGGCGCTGCAGCTCGGGCACACCTACATCGGCACCGAGCACATCCTGCTCGGCCTGATCCGCGAGGGTGAAGGTGTCGCCGCGCAGGTGCTGGTCAAGCTCGGCGCCGAGCTCAACCGCGTCCGCACCCAGGTCATCCAGCTGCTGCAGGGCTACCAGGGCAAGGAGACCGCCACCGCTGGCGGGCCGGCCGAGGGTACGCCGTCCAGCTCGCTGGTGCTCGACCAGTTCGGTCGCAACCTGACCCAGTCGGCGCGCGAAGGCAAGCTCGACCCGGTCATCGGTCGCGAGAAGGAGATCGAGCGCCTGATGCAGGTGCTGTCTCGCCGCACCAAGAACAACCCGGTGCTCATCGGTGAGCCCGGCGTCGGCAAGACCGCCGTCGTCGAGGGCCTGGCCCAGGCGATCGTCCGCGGCGACATCCCCGAGACGCTCAAGGACAAGCAGCTCTACACCCTCGACCTCGGCGCGCTGGTGGCTGGCAGCCGCTACCGCGGTGACTTCGAGGAGCGGCTGAAGAAGGTCCTCAAGGAGATCCGCACCCGCGGCGACATCATCCTGTTCATCGACGAGATCCACACCCTCGTCGGAGCCGGTGCCGCTGAGGGCGCGATCGACGCGGCCAACATCCTCAAGCCGATGCTGGCCCGCGGCGAGCTGCAGACCATCGGTGCGACCACGCTCGATGAGTACCGCAAGCACCTGGAGAAGGACGCCGCGCTCGAGCGCCGCTTCCAGCCGATCCAGGTCGGCGAGCCGTCGCTGACGCACACGATCGAGATCCTCAAGGGGCTGCGCGATCGCTACGAGGCGCACCACCGCATTTCGATCACCGACGACGCGCTGGTCGCGGCGGCGCAGCTAGCCGACCGCTACATCTCCGACCGCTACCTGCCGGACAAGGCGATCGATCTGATCGACGAGGCCGGCGCGCGCATGCGCATCCAGCGGATGACCGCACCTCCGGACCTGCGCGAGTACGACGAGAAGATCGCCGGCGTACGCCGCGAGAAGGAGTCTGCGATCGACTCGCAGGACTTCGAGCGGGCCGCGTCGCTGCGCGATGACGAGCGCAAGCTGCAGGAGCAGAAGTCCAACCGCGAGGAGCAGTGGCGCGCCGGCGACATGGACGTCATCTCCGAGGTCGGCGAGGAGCAGATCGCCGAGGTGCTGGCCAACTGGACCGGCATCCCGGTCTTCAAGCTCACCGAGGAGGAGACGACTCGGCTGCTGCGCATGGAAGACGAGCTGCACAAGACGATCATCGGCCAGGACGACGCCATCAAGGCGGTCTCGCAGGCGATTCGGCGTACCCGCGCCGGCCTGAAGGACCCGAAGCGTCCCGGTGGCTCGTTTATCTTCGCCGGCCCGTCCGGTGTCGGTAAGACCGAGACCGCCAAGGCGCTCGCAGAGTTCCTGTTCGGTGACCCGGACGCGCTGATCCAGATCGACATGTCCGAGTTCCACGACCGCTACACGGTCTCGCGGCTCGTCGGTGCCCCTCCGGGCTACGTCGGGTACGACGAGGGCGGCCAGCTGACCGAGAAGGTCCGCCGCAAGCCGTTCTCGGTGGTGCTCTTCGATGAGATCGAGAAGGCACACAGCGACGTGTTCAACACGCTGCTGCAGGTGCTCGAAGAGGGCCGGCTGACCGACGGCCAGGGCCGCGTCGTGGACTTCAAGAACACGGTGCTGATCCTGACCACCAACCTGGGCACCAAGGACGTCGCGAAGGCGGTCGGGCTTGGCTTCCAGGCCGGCAACGACGAGTCCTCGAACTACGAGCGGATGAAGCTCAAGGTGCACGACGAGCTGAAGAAGAACTTCCGTCCGGAGTTCCTCAACCGCATCGACGACACCGTGGTCTTCCACCAGCTCACCCAGGAGCAGATCGTCCAGATGGTCGATCTGATGATCGCCCGCGTCGGCGAGCAGCTGGCGCAGAAGGACATGGCCGTCGAGCTGTCCGAGCCGGCTAAGCACCTGCTGGCGCGGCGCGGTTTCGATCCGGTGCTGGGTGCGCGGCCGCTGCGTCGCACCATCCAGCGCGAGATCGAGGACCAGCTCTCGGAGAAGATCCTCTACGGCGAGCTGCAGCCCGGCCAGGTCATCAAGGTCGACGTGATCGACCCCGATGGCAAGCCGGTCGGCAAGGACCAGATCACCGAGGACAAGAGCCAGATCTCCGATCTGCACTTTTCGTTCCGCGGTGAGGACAAGCCGGTCGCGGTTGCGGTCGGTGCCGAGGAAACCGACGGCGCCGGCACCAACATCGACGCGGTCGGCGGCATCGGCATCGTCCCGGAGGCCGGGCCGCAGTCCGGCGCCGGCGAGGCCACCGCGGGCTAG
- the radA gene encoding DNA repair protein RadA, translating to MPPKPKQSYKCAECGNVTARWFGRCPECQAWGTIEEAGGSSPALRTVTAGAVTAPARRMREVDIDAARARPTGVAELDRVLGGGLVPGSVTLLAGEPGVGKSTLLLEVARRYAEGTGTALIVTGEESASQVRLRAERTGAVVDDLYLAAETDLAALVGHVDTVSPGLLVVDSVQTLASPAVEGSAGGVTQVRAVAAALIAVAKERGIATIIVGHVTKDGSIAGPRLLEHLVDVVLHFEGERHSTLRLVRAVKNRFGAADEVGCFEMVDDGIRGLPDPSGLFITAREKPVPGTCITIAVEGRRPIPVEVQALVTDSTLASPRRSVSGLDSARVAMSIAVLSRRPRPVRAASAEGAAQRGFSDHDIFAATVGGVKVVEPAADLAVALALGSAYRDKALPPDLIAIGEVSLSGDIRPVTGLSRRLAEAARLGFKRAIVPPDSGKAPRGIQTYAARDIKGAMEAAGLDR from the coding sequence ATGCCACCGAAGCCGAAACAGAGCTATAAGTGCGCCGAATGCGGCAACGTCACCGCGCGCTGGTTCGGGCGCTGCCCGGAATGCCAGGCTTGGGGCACGATCGAAGAAGCTGGCGGGTCATCGCCCGCGTTGCGCACGGTAACCGCCGGAGCCGTCACCGCACCGGCCCGCCGGATGCGCGAGGTCGACATCGACGCCGCCCGGGCGCGCCCGACCGGTGTCGCCGAGCTCGACCGGGTCCTCGGCGGCGGGCTCGTGCCCGGATCGGTGACCCTTCTGGCCGGCGAGCCCGGGGTGGGCAAGTCGACGCTGCTACTAGAGGTGGCGCGCCGCTATGCCGAAGGCACCGGTACGGCGCTGATCGTGACCGGCGAGGAGAGCGCGTCGCAGGTGCGCCTGCGCGCCGAGCGCACCGGTGCCGTCGTGGACGACCTCTATCTTGCCGCCGAGACCGACCTCGCCGCCCTTGTCGGACATGTCGACACGGTCTCACCCGGCCTGCTGGTCGTCGATTCCGTGCAGACCCTCGCCTCCCCCGCGGTCGAAGGCAGCGCTGGCGGCGTGACCCAGGTGCGCGCCGTGGCCGCTGCCCTGATCGCGGTGGCCAAGGAGCGCGGCATCGCGACCATCATCGTCGGGCACGTCACCAAGGACGGCTCGATCGCCGGGCCCAGGCTGCTCGAGCACCTGGTCGACGTCGTACTGCACTTCGAAGGCGAGCGGCATTCGACGCTTCGGCTCGTGCGCGCGGTCAAGAACCGCTTCGGTGCCGCCGATGAGGTCGGCTGCTTTGAGATGGTCGACGACGGGATCCGCGGCCTGCCCGACCCAAGCGGGTTGTTTATCACCGCGCGCGAGAAGCCGGTGCCCGGCACGTGCATCACCATCGCCGTCGAAGGTCGGCGGCCGATCCCGGTCGAGGTACAGGCACTCGTCACCGACTCAACTCTTGCCTCGCCGAGACGCTCGGTGAGCGGACTCGACTCCGCACGTGTCGCGATGAGTATCGCCGTACTCTCTCGTCGCCCGCGCCCGGTGCGGGCGGCATCGGCAGAAGGCGCAGCGCAGCGCGGGTTTAGTGACCACGACATCTTCGCGGCCACCGTCGGCGGGGTAAAAGTAGTCGAGCCGGCCGCCGATCTCGCGGTCGCTCTTGCGCTCGGTTCGGCGTACCGCGACAAGGCGCTGCCGCCGGACCTGATCGCAATCGGCGAGGTCAGCCTGTCCGGTGACATCCGCCCGGTCACCGGACTGTCGCGGCGGCTGGCCGAAGCGGCTCGGTTGGGATTCAAAAGGGCCATCGTCCCGCCGGACTCCGGGAAGGCGCCGCGCGGCATTCAGACGTACGCCGCACGCGACATCAAAGGTGCGATGGAGGCCGCCGGGCTCGACCGGTAG